The Salvia splendens isolate huo1 chromosome 21, SspV2, whole genome shotgun sequence genome includes a window with the following:
- the LOC121783961 gene encoding salicylate carboxymethyltransferase-like isoform X1 — translation MEVVQVLRMNGGLGETSYANNSLVHRKVISMTRPITEEAITQVYSSVGAIANRFCIAELGCSSGPNSLVVAAELISTVHQLSRSQGRQLPEFQILLNDLPGNDFNSIFHSFLPQFRAQLDQQMGSKSASCFVYGVPGSFYGRLFATNSLHFVHSSYSLMWLSKVPEGVEKWNKEEIYIGSKSPAPAINVYYSQFRVDFHTFLKCRSEEVVGGGAMVLTILGRKSDNAAASKECCYIWELLALSLKQMVSEGAIDEEKLHSFNIPQYMPSPAEVRRSMEEEGSFAISRLDTSEIRWADCGSSSSGEDVAKCMRSVAEPMLVEHFGETIIDELFGKYERCLTDCMSKEEMKFINVTVSLIRRG, via the exons ATGGAAGTAGTTCAAGTACTTCGCATGAATGGAGGTCTTGGAGAAACTAGCTATGCCAACAACTCTCTTGTTCAT AGAAAGGTGATTTCGATGACGAGGCCGATAACAGAGGAGGCAATAACGCAAGTTTACAGCAGCGTCGGCGCGATCGCGAACCGCTTCTGCATAGCCGAGCTGGGCTGTTCGTccgggccgaactctttggtggtGGCGGCGGAGCTCATCAGCACTGTTCACCAGTTGAGCCGGAGCCAAGGCCGTCAGCTGCCGGAATTTCAGATACTCTTGAACGATCTCCCCGGGAACGATTTCAACTCTATTTTCCACTCCTTTCTGCCGCAGTTCAGAGCCCAGCTCGACCAGCAAATGGGATCTAAATCGGCATCTTGTTTCGTCTATGGTGTTCCTGGTTCATTTTACGGCCGCCTTTTCGCAACCAACAGCCTCCATTTTGTGCACTCTTCTTACAGCCTCATGTGGCTCTCCAAG gtgccggaaggggtggagAAATGGAACAAGGAGGAGATATACATCGGAAGCAAAAGCCCGGCGCCGGCGATAAACGTGTACTACTCCCAATTCCGGGTAGATTTCCACACATTCCTGAAATGCCGGTCAGAGGAAGTTGTGGGAGGTGGAGCAATGGTGCTTACTATTCTGGGGAGGAAGAGCGACAACGCCGCCGCGAGCAAGGAATGCTGCTATATTTGGGAACTCTTAGCTCTCTCTCTCAAGCAAATGGTGTCAGAGGGAGCCATCGATGAAGAGAAGCTCCATTCATTCAACATCCCTCAATACATGCCGTCACCGGCGGAGGTCAGGAGGAGCATGGAGGAGGAGGGCTCTTTTGCCATCAGCCGCCTCGACACCTCGGAGATCAGATGGGCCGACtgcggcagcagcagcagcgggGAGGATGTGGCGAAATGCATGAGATCGGTGGCGGAGCCGATGCTGGTGGAGCACTTTGGGGAGACGATAATCGATGAGTTATTCGGAAAGTACGAGAGATGCCTCACCGATTGCATGTCCAAGGAAGAGATGAAGTTCATCAACGTCACTGTTTCTTTGATCCGGAGAGGATGA
- the LOC121783961 gene encoding salicylate carboxymethyltransferase-like isoform X2, with amino-acid sequence MTRPITEEAITQVYSSVGAIANRFCIAELGCSSGPNSLVVAAELISTVHQLSRSQGRQLPEFQILLNDLPGNDFNSIFHSFLPQFRAQLDQQMGSKSASCFVYGVPGSFYGRLFATNSLHFVHSSYSLMWLSKVPEGVEKWNKEEIYIGSKSPAPAINVYYSQFRVDFHTFLKCRSEEVVGGGAMVLTILGRKSDNAAASKECCYIWELLALSLKQMVSEGAIDEEKLHSFNIPQYMPSPAEVRRSMEEEGSFAISRLDTSEIRWADCGSSSSGEDVAKCMRSVAEPMLVEHFGETIIDELFGKYERCLTDCMSKEEMKFINVTVSLIRRG; translated from the exons ATGACGAGGCCGATAACAGAGGAGGCAATAACGCAAGTTTACAGCAGCGTCGGCGCGATCGCGAACCGCTTCTGCATAGCCGAGCTGGGCTGTTCGTccgggccgaactctttggtggtGGCGGCGGAGCTCATCAGCACTGTTCACCAGTTGAGCCGGAGCCAAGGCCGTCAGCTGCCGGAATTTCAGATACTCTTGAACGATCTCCCCGGGAACGATTTCAACTCTATTTTCCACTCCTTTCTGCCGCAGTTCAGAGCCCAGCTCGACCAGCAAATGGGATCTAAATCGGCATCTTGTTTCGTCTATGGTGTTCCTGGTTCATTTTACGGCCGCCTTTTCGCAACCAACAGCCTCCATTTTGTGCACTCTTCTTACAGCCTCATGTGGCTCTCCAAG gtgccggaaggggtggagAAATGGAACAAGGAGGAGATATACATCGGAAGCAAAAGCCCGGCGCCGGCGATAAACGTGTACTACTCCCAATTCCGGGTAGATTTCCACACATTCCTGAAATGCCGGTCAGAGGAAGTTGTGGGAGGTGGAGCAATGGTGCTTACTATTCTGGGGAGGAAGAGCGACAACGCCGCCGCGAGCAAGGAATGCTGCTATATTTGGGAACTCTTAGCTCTCTCTCTCAAGCAAATGGTGTCAGAGGGAGCCATCGATGAAGAGAAGCTCCATTCATTCAACATCCCTCAATACATGCCGTCACCGGCGGAGGTCAGGAGGAGCATGGAGGAGGAGGGCTCTTTTGCCATCAGCCGCCTCGACACCTCGGAGATCAGATGGGCCGACtgcggcagcagcagcagcgggGAGGATGTGGCGAAATGCATGAGATCGGTGGCGGAGCCGATGCTGGTGGAGCACTTTGGGGAGACGATAATCGATGAGTTATTCGGAAAGTACGAGAGATGCCTCACCGATTGCATGTCCAAGGAAGAGATGAAGTTCATCAACGTCACTGTTTCTTTGATCCGGAGAGGATGA